In Rhodothermus marinus DSM 4252, a single genomic region encodes these proteins:
- the rplS gene encoding 50S ribosomal protein L19, whose product MSDELIRLVEATQLRDDIPEFGPGDTVNVHVRVVEGDKERIQQFKGVVISIRGSGTRKTFTVRKVSNGVGVERIFPLYSPKIARIEVLRRGHVRRAKLYYLRQRSGKSARIKEKRYVAPEEGRE is encoded by the coding sequence ATGTCGGACGAACTGATTCGCCTGGTCGAGGCCACGCAGCTGCGGGACGACATCCCGGAGTTCGGCCCGGGCGACACGGTCAACGTGCACGTGCGCGTGGTGGAAGGCGACAAAGAGCGCATTCAGCAGTTCAAAGGCGTGGTCATTTCGATCCGTGGCAGCGGCACCCGCAAGACCTTCACCGTGCGGAAGGTCTCCAACGGCGTGGGCGTGGAGCGCATCTTCCCGCTCTACTCGCCCAAGATCGCCAGGATCGAGGTGCTGCGCCGGGGCCATGTGCGCCGGGCCAAGCTCTACTACCTGCGCCAGCGCTCCGGCAAATCGGCCCGCATCAAGGAGAAGCGCTACGTTGCGCCGGAAGAAGGACGGGAGTAA
- a CDS encoding MqnA/MqnD/SBP family protein, producing MVRLAIWDTLPAEFFVSGLTAGNVQLPVALEVERSPAPEALERLLNGDVDVALVPTLDVLLHNDEVDALPAVALSSWKYPYARIVLRQGFLQVNSLALDPRYAQEAFIAQVVLQEHYGQTPQPIAYEGATRDELLGGEEDACLLIGNDVPALQTGALTLDLGQEWYELANYPMVWGLFAVRKGEGNPLLVKTLRRLAKAAEARREVWAQTREMTPELHEYFLENLRLRFDDLVMASLTEFREYLFYFQITDEVPDLPLYTIPEDEEDEEEDEDEVPLL from the coding sequence ATGGTGCGACTGGCGATCTGGGATACCCTGCCGGCCGAGTTCTTCGTCTCGGGACTGACCGCGGGCAACGTGCAGTTGCCGGTGGCGCTTGAGGTGGAGCGCTCTCCGGCACCGGAGGCGTTGGAACGTCTCCTGAACGGCGACGTCGATGTGGCCCTGGTGCCCACGCTCGACGTGCTGCTACACAACGACGAAGTCGACGCACTGCCGGCCGTGGCGCTTTCCTCCTGGAAGTACCCCTACGCACGGATCGTGCTGCGCCAGGGGTTTCTGCAGGTGAATTCGCTGGCGCTGGATCCGCGCTACGCGCAGGAGGCGTTCATCGCGCAGGTAGTGCTTCAGGAACACTACGGCCAGACACCCCAGCCGATCGCCTACGAGGGCGCCACGCGCGACGAACTGCTGGGCGGCGAGGAGGATGCCTGCCTGCTGATCGGCAACGACGTGCCCGCCCTGCAGACCGGCGCGCTGACGCTTGATCTGGGCCAGGAGTGGTACGAACTGGCCAACTATCCGATGGTCTGGGGCCTGTTTGCCGTACGTAAGGGCGAGGGCAACCCGCTCCTTGTCAAAACGCTCCGCCGACTGGCGAAGGCGGCCGAAGCCCGGCGGGAGGTCTGGGCCCAGACCCGCGAAATGACGCCCGAGCTGCACGAATACTTCCTGGAAAACCTGCGCCTGCGTTTTGACGACCTGGTCATGGCCAGCCTGACGGAATTCCGGGAATACCTGTTCTATTTCCAGATTACCGACGAAGTCCCGGACCTGCCCCTGTACACGATCCCGGAGGACGAGGAAGACGAAGAGGAGGACGAAGACGAAGTGCCCCTGCTCTGA
- the smpB gene encoding SsrA-binding protein SmpB, giving the protein MPDNIKIVATNRKARHEYQIEDTLEAGLVLKGTEVKSLREGRVNLQDAYCTVENGEMYLLNCHISPYRNTGAHDNHDPLRPRKLLMHKREIERWGQAAQQKGYTIVPLKIYFKNGRAKVEIGLARGKKLYDRRADIAEREARRRLERVLKSRRG; this is encoded by the coding sequence ATGCCGGACAACATCAAGATCGTCGCCACCAACCGCAAGGCCCGCCACGAATATCAAATCGAAGACACGCTCGAGGCGGGGCTGGTGTTGAAAGGCACCGAGGTCAAGTCCCTCCGGGAAGGGCGGGTCAACCTGCAGGACGCCTATTGCACCGTCGAAAACGGCGAGATGTACCTGCTGAACTGTCACATCTCGCCCTACCGGAACACCGGAGCGCACGACAACCACGATCCGCTCCGGCCGCGCAAACTCCTCATGCACAAGCGAGAGATTGAACGCTGGGGGCAGGCCGCTCAGCAGAAAGGCTACACGATCGTTCCGCTGAAGATCTATTTCAAAAACGGCCGGGCCAAGGTGGAAATCGGGCTGGCGCGCGGTAAAAAGCTCTACGACCGCCGCGCCGACATCGCCGAGCGGGAAGCCCGGCGTCGCCTGGAACGGGTACTCAAAAGTCGTCGAGGATAA
- the tyrS gene encoding tyrosine--tRNA ligase, translated as MPSFPPVEEQLRQIRRGVVEIIPEEELVQKLERSYRTGKPLIVKLGCDPSRPDLHLGHAVVLRKLRQFQDLGHQAVLIIGDFTAMIGDPTGRSKTRPALTLEETRANGRTYFEQAAKILDPERTIIRYNSEWLGRMTFRDVIELAAKYTVARMLERDDFEKRYKAGEPIGIHEFLYPLAQAMDSVEIQADVELGGTDQRFNLLVGRDIQQAYGQEPQVCLLMPILEGTDGVEKMSKSLDNYIGITEPPEEMYGKVLSIPDHLIYRYFELATDIPTEELPAKKEFAERDPRNAKHELAWTIVRMYHGEEAANRAREHFERTIIRGEAPEDLEPFRPTPDEGTRIALVNLIVQAELASSKSEARRLIRQGAVSIDGERVTDEHLEIDLAQRAPFVLKVGKRRFARVVWDEAQQPA; from the coding sequence ATGCCGTCGTTCCCACCCGTCGAAGAACAGCTCCGGCAGATTCGCCGTGGCGTTGTCGAGATCATCCCGGAAGAGGAGCTGGTCCAGAAGCTGGAGCGCTCCTACCGTACCGGCAAGCCGCTGATCGTCAAGCTGGGCTGCGATCCCAGCCGGCCCGACCTGCACCTGGGTCATGCCGTCGTACTGCGCAAGCTCCGGCAGTTTCAGGACCTGGGCCACCAGGCCGTGCTGATCATCGGCGACTTTACGGCGATGATCGGCGATCCGACCGGCCGATCCAAGACGCGCCCGGCGCTGACGCTCGAAGAAACGCGGGCCAACGGCCGCACCTACTTCGAACAGGCCGCCAAAATTCTCGACCCCGAGCGGACGATCATCCGCTACAACTCGGAATGGCTCGGCCGGATGACCTTCCGGGACGTGATCGAGCTGGCGGCCAAGTACACGGTGGCCCGCATGCTGGAGCGCGACGATTTCGAGAAGCGCTATAAGGCCGGCGAGCCGATCGGCATTCACGAATTTCTGTATCCGCTGGCCCAGGCCATGGACTCGGTGGAGATTCAGGCCGACGTGGAGCTGGGCGGCACCGACCAGCGCTTCAACCTGCTCGTAGGGCGCGACATCCAGCAGGCATACGGCCAGGAGCCGCAGGTATGCCTGCTCATGCCGATCCTGGAGGGGACCGACGGCGTCGAGAAGATGTCGAAGTCGCTGGACAACTACATCGGGATCACCGAGCCGCCCGAGGAAATGTACGGCAAGGTGCTCTCGATCCCGGATCACCTCATCTATCGCTATTTCGAGCTGGCCACGGACATCCCCACCGAGGAGCTTCCGGCCAAAAAAGAATTTGCCGAGCGTGATCCGCGCAACGCCAAGCACGAGCTGGCCTGGACGATCGTGCGCATGTACCATGGCGAGGAGGCCGCCAACCGGGCGCGGGAGCACTTCGAGCGCACGATCATCCGGGGCGAAGCGCCCGAGGATCTGGAGCCGTTCCGTCCCACGCCGGACGAAGGCACACGCATCGCGCTGGTCAACCTGATCGTGCAGGCCGAGCTGGCTTCGTCCAAGAGCGAGGCCCGGCGGCTGATCCGGCAGGGGGCCGTTTCGATCGACGGCGAGCGCGTCACCGACGAGCACCTGGAGATCGACCTG